GTCTGCTTGGAGAAGCTCATGGGTTGCGCGGAGTTTGGGCCTTGTTCAGCGCCGCCCGCTGCGTGGAGACTCGCCGACAAGAGAAAAGCGCAGATCACTTTGTAAGTTTGCATTCGCTTCTCTGAGGTTTTGAGGTTGAGGAACTACGCCGCGCCAAACAAGCCGCCGACTTTTGTGAAGGCGGCTTGCCCTTCAGTGCACAGCCATTCCATATCTTTCATGGCAAAGCCCAGGCGCTCCGCCGCGCCGGCATTCACATCGATTTTAGCCGGCTTGTTCGCCATCTTGGCTTCGACGCCTTTGGCAACGGCATCGGCCAGGTGGACGACGTCGCAAACCAAATCCATGCCTTGCTCCGGATTATGGTGGTAAGTGATCCCGTTGACGATGGCTTCGGGCAACTTCCAGTGGCGGGCAATCAGGCCGCCCAGCTCGCCGTGATGCACGTGGAGGATTTGCGATTCGGCTTCCAGCGGCGTCAGTCCGCCTTCATTCTGCGCGCGCCCCAACAAGTCCAGAATGTCCTGATCCAAAAAGTGCGCCATGGCCAGCTTGCCGATATCGTGCAGCAACGCCGCCGTCGCGCCGGCGGACGGCAAAGGGGTTTTGCAGACGCGCGGCGCGAGTTCGGCCAGGAGCATGGAAACCACCGAGTGCCTCCAGAGCTCGCCTTCCTGGTAGCCGTAAGCGCGAACTTGCACCCGCATGAGCGGACGGCAATGGGAGGCCACGGCCAGAGATAGAATGCGCGCCGTCCCCAGCCGGGAAACCGCATCCTTGACGGTGGTGATGGCGACCGAAGCGCCGCTGAAGGCCGAATTGGCCAGCCGCAGCAGGCGCACCGTCAGGGCCGGATCGAATCGAATGACATTCGTAATCTCGTCCACGTCGCCGGCGCCCGAACTGAGCATCGAGGCCAGCTTGACCACACTGGCCGGGAGCGGCTGCAGTTCGTCCGCCTTCTTGATCAAGGCGTCAATATCGATGAGGTTCATAGTCTTCATCCGAGAGCCGGTATTCTTCGCCGCAGGCGGCCCTTGGGTCGAGCGCCGCCGCAGGCGTTGAACGCATGTTGGGTTGTTGGTTCGGAGCTTTGGGTTTGAGCAAAAATCTAATTCTTTGTCACAGCACTAGCCGCTCTTGCCAGAAAGTTGGTAGTAACCGGCCTTTTCGGTGACCACGAGGGTGAAATCCGAATCCGTTTCGGGCGCCGTTTCCTGCGCCCCCAAAAACAGGTAACCGTCCGGTCTCAGCACGCTCTTCAGTTTCTTGAGGACGGTCTGTTGGGCGTCCGGACTCATATAGCGCAGCACATTGCGGAGGAAGACGACGTCCGCCGCCGGCAATTCGCCCCAATCCCCCACCAGATTCAACTCCTGGACCACGACCAGTTGGCCCGCAGCGTCATGGAACAAATAATCGGTCCCTTGCTTGCGAAAGTATTCTCTGACGAGGATCGGTTGCACGCCGCGGTGAACTTCCACTTCGTTGAATCGGCCTTCCTGCGCCTGGGCCATGCTTCCTTGGAAATGTCGGTCGCCAGGATATCGA
The Verrucomicrobiota bacterium DNA segment above includes these coding regions:
- a CDS encoding HDOD domain-containing protein, yielding MKTMNLIDIDALIKKADELQPLPASVVKLASMLSSGAGDVDEITNVIRFDPALTVRLLRLANSAFSGASVAITTVKDAVSRLGTARILSLAVASHCRPLMRVQVRAYGYQEGELWRHSVVSMLLAELAPRVCKTPLPSAGATAALLHDIGKLAMAHFLDQDILDLLGRAQNEGGLTPLEAESQILHVHHGELGGLIARHWKLPEAIVNGITYHHNPEQGMDLVCDVVHLADAVAKGVEAKMANKPAKIDVNAGAAERLGFAMKDMEWLCTEGQAAFTKVGGLFGAA
- a CDS encoding methyltransferase domain-containing protein yields the protein MAQAQEGRFNEVEVHRGVQPILVREYFRKQGTDYLFHDAAGQLVVVQELNLVGDWGELPAADVVFLRNVLRYMSPDAQQTVLKKLKSVLRPDGYLFLGAQETAPETDSDFTLVVTEKAGYYQLSGKSG